In a single window of the Terriglobus roseus genome:
- the rplC gene encoding 50S ribosomal protein L3, producing the protein MSVTGMLGKKIGMTQIFDDAGVVHPVTVIKVGPCVITQLKTQAKDGYDAAQIGLVEFVKASKINKPMTGHFAKSDAPPVRELREVGIESASGSNTEGEDQVKAGDRILVDIFDGEKFVDIIGKSKGRGFAGVVRRHGFGGGPKSHGHMFQIQGSIGASSFPSRVFPGQRMPGHFGDAQITVRNLRIRGIDLEDGLLLVEGAVPGPRQGTILISKAKNPPRERRGFAGAGTLDPLKASKKASPSKKK; encoded by the coding sequence ATGTCAGTAACAGGTATGTTGGGCAAGAAGATCGGCATGACCCAGATCTTCGACGATGCCGGTGTGGTTCACCCGGTAACCGTGATCAAGGTCGGCCCCTGCGTCATCACGCAGCTCAAGACGCAGGCGAAGGACGGCTATGACGCCGCCCAGATCGGTCTCGTCGAGTTCGTGAAGGCCTCCAAGATCAACAAGCCGATGACGGGCCACTTCGCGAAGAGCGATGCACCGCCGGTACGTGAGCTCCGTGAGGTCGGCATCGAGTCGGCTTCGGGTTCGAACACCGAGGGTGAGGATCAGGTCAAGGCTGGCGATCGTATTCTGGTCGACATCTTTGACGGCGAGAAGTTCGTCGACATCATCGGCAAGAGCAAGGGTCGCGGTTTCGCGGGCGTTGTTCGTCGCCATGGTTTCGGTGGCGGCCCCAAGTCGCATGGTCACATGTTCCAGATCCAGGGTTCGATCGGTGCATCGTCGTTCCCGTCGCGCGTTTTCCCGGGCCAGCGTATGCCGGGTCACTTCGGTGACGCGCAGATCACGGTTCGCAACCTCCGCATCCGCGGTATCGACCTGGAAGACGGGCTCCTGCTCGTTGAGGGTGCAGTACCCGGACCGCGTCAGGGAACGATCCTGATCTCCAAGGCAAAGAACCCACCGCGTGAGCGTCGTGGATTTGCCGGCGCCGGTACGCTCGATCCGCTGAAGGCCTCGAAGAAGGCTTCGCCAAGCAAGAAGAAGTAA
- the rplD gene encoding 50S ribosomal protein L4 encodes MAKINVVDLGGNKVSELELADEVFGVEVNKALLWESVNHYRAAMRQGTAATKNKKLVSGSGKKLWKQKGTGRARVGSVRSPIWRHGGTVHGPQPRSYDYQFPKKKLLGALSSALASKLADGKLTVVSTLETAEPKTKLYRQALDVLDAKKTALLVETGQKLSENLFLGSRNLDGVELVLSSEVHPYDLLRYEHAIFSQAAIEALQDVLKKNVSRRKLAAKKEVA; translated from the coding sequence ATGGCAAAGATCAACGTAGTCGATCTCGGCGGGAACAAAGTCAGCGAGCTGGAGCTTGCGGACGAGGTGTTCGGCGTCGAAGTAAACAAGGCCCTGCTCTGGGAGTCGGTGAACCACTACCGCGCTGCCATGCGCCAGGGAACTGCCGCGACCAAGAACAAGAAGCTTGTTTCTGGTTCGGGCAAGAAGCTTTGGAAGCAGAAGGGTACCGGCCGCGCCCGTGTGGGTTCGGTTCGTTCGCCTATCTGGCGCCACGGTGGTACGGTCCACGGACCCCAGCCCCGCTCGTACGACTACCAGTTCCCGAAGAAGAAGTTGTTGGGCGCTCTCAGCTCCGCACTCGCTTCGAAGCTGGCAGACGGCAAGCTGACGGTTGTTTCCACGCTGGAGACCGCTGAGCCGAAGACCAAGCTGTACCGCCAGGCACTGGATGTTCTGGACGCCAAGAAGACCGCTTTGCTGGTCGAGACGGGCCAGAAGCTGAGCGAGAACCTTTTCCTGGGTTCGCGCAACCTGGACGGCGTCGAGCTGGTTCTGAGCTCGGAAGTTCACCCCTATGACCTGCTCCGCTATGAGCACGCCATCTTCTCGCAGGCTGCCATTGAGGCGCTGCAGGATGTGCTGAAGAAGAACGTGTCGCGCCGTAAGCTGGCTGCGAAGAAGGAGGTTGCGTAA
- a CDS encoding 50S ribosomal protein L23, with translation MATLYTTIRRPLITEKGMVAKESEGTLVFEVACDATKTEVKQAVENLFKVKVAGVRTANFLGKERRRGKFTGFKPDWKKAYVRLQPGEKMPEYVNSL, from the coding sequence ATGGCTACCCTTTACACCACCATTCGTCGCCCGCTGATCACCGAAAAGGGCATGGTTGCCAAGGAATCCGAAGGAACCCTCGTGTTTGAGGTCGCCTGCGATGCAACCAAGACCGAAGTCAAGCAGGCCGTGGAGAACCTCTTCAAGGTTAAGGTAGCCGGTGTCCGCACCGCTAACTTCCTTGGCAAGGAACGCCGCCGCGGTAAGTTCACGGGCTTCAAGCCGGACTGGAAGAAGGCGTATGTTCGCCTTCAGCCAGGCGAGAAGATGCCGGAGTACGTGAACTCGCTGTAA
- the rplB gene encoding 50S ribosomal protein L2 yields MPIKTFRPITPTLRFQSKLVNSDITTNEPYKPLLTVKPRTGGRNSSGRLTMRHHGGGHKQKLRLIDFKREKYGVPGTVATIEYDPNRSSRIALINYRDGEKRYIIQPVGLKVGMQIMSGPEADILVGNALPLKNIPAGTTVHAVELRPGKGAQMVRSAGSSAQLIAKEGEYALLKLPSGETRRVLVDCMATVGQVGNTDHENISLGKAGASRWRGIRPANRGVSMNPVDHPHGGGEGKTSGGRHPVTPWGQPTRGFKTRNNKRTDVFIVNRRSK; encoded by the coding sequence ATGCCGATCAAAACATTCCGACCCATTACACCGACACTGCGCTTCCAGTCGAAGCTGGTGAACTCGGACATCACGACGAACGAGCCGTACAAGCCGCTTCTGACAGTGAAGCCGCGTACCGGCGGCCGTAACTCTTCGGGCCGACTGACCATGCGCCACCACGGCGGCGGTCACAAGCAGAAGCTTCGTCTCATCGACTTCAAGCGTGAAAAGTACGGCGTCCCGGGCACCGTGGCAACGATCGAATATGATCCGAACCGCAGCTCGCGCATCGCACTGATTAACTACCGCGATGGTGAGAAGCGCTACATCATCCAGCCGGTCGGCCTCAAGGTCGGCATGCAGATCATGAGCGGTCCGGAAGCCGACATCCTGGTAGGAAACGCTCTGCCGCTGAAGAACATCCCGGCTGGTACGACCGTTCACGCTGTGGAGCTTCGTCCTGGCAAGGGCGCGCAGATGGTGCGCTCCGCCGGTTCGTCCGCGCAGCTGATCGCCAAGGAAGGCGAGTACGCCCTGCTGAAGCTGCCCTCCGGCGAAACCCGGCGCGTGCTGGTGGACTGCATGGCGACCGTCGGCCAGGTTGGTAACACGGACCACGAAAACATCTCGCTCGGCAAGGCCGGCGCCAGCCGCTGGCGCGGTATCCGCCCGGCAAACCGTGGTGTCTCGATGAACCCTGTCGATCACCCGCACGGTGGTGGTGAAGGTAAGACCTCTGGCGGACGTCACCCAGTGACCCCGTGGGGCCAGCCTACCCGTGGATTCAAGACACGTAACAACAAGCGGACTGACGTATTCATCGTCAACCGCCGCAGCAAGTAA
- the rpsS gene encoding 30S ribosomal protein S19, producing the protein MARSTKKGPFIDAHLMTKVSVLNEAGKKEVVKTWSRRSTIFPEFVGHTIAVHNGRKFIPVYVTENMVGHKLGEFSATRTFKGHAAKAETAKGK; encoded by the coding sequence ATGGCACGTTCTACGAAAAAGGGACCGTTTATCGACGCGCACCTGATGACCAAGGTCTCAGTGCTGAACGAAGCGGGCAAGAAGGAAGTGGTGAAGACCTGGTCACGCCGCTCCACCATCTTTCCGGAGTTTGTCGGTCACACCATTGCCGTCCACAACGGGCGCAAGTTCATCCCGGTCTATGTGACGGAGAACATGGTTGGACACAAGCTGGGCGAGTTCTCCGCAACGCGCACCTTCAAGGGTCATGCTGCCAAGGCTGAAACGGCCAAGGGTAAGTAA
- the rplV gene encoding 50S ribosomal protein L22 produces the protein MAKTAEKSAVREFRAEARFQRVSPQKAKLVLDTIKGLSVESALNTLMFTKKRIAPVVEKALRSAVQNANYLSQEQGFDLDIDRLVVKQAVANEGPRMKRIRPAPMGRAFRYQRRMAHIIVTVTERKTVETGSAAAPAETKAAGKPKKAATKAPAKKAAAKKTAKATA, from the coding sequence ATGGCGAAGACAGCCGAGAAGAGTGCAGTACGAGAGTTCCGCGCAGAAGCGCGCTTTCAGCGGGTCAGCCCGCAAAAGGCGAAGCTGGTGCTGGATACCATCAAGGGCCTCAGCGTGGAGTCCGCGCTGAACACGCTGATGTTCACCAAGAAGCGCATTGCGCCCGTGGTTGAGAAGGCATTGCGTTCGGCCGTGCAGAATGCGAACTACCTGAGCCAGGAACAGGGTTTCGATCTGGATATCGACCGCCTTGTCGTGAAGCAGGCAGTTGCAAACGAAGGCCCGCGTATGAAGCGGATCCGCCCTGCCCCCATGGGCCGTGCGTTCCGTTACCAGCGCCGCATGGCACACATCATCGTGACGGTTACCGAGCGCAAGACGGTTGAGACTGGGTCCGCTGCAGCACCTGCAGAGACCAAGGCTGCCGGCAAGCCGAAGAAGGCTGCTACGAAGGCTCCGGCGAAGAAGGCCGCTGCCAAGAAGACGGCAAAAGCAACCGCGTAA
- the rpsC gene encoding 30S ribosomal protein S3 codes for MGQKVHPYGFRLGINKPWKSRWFVERGYDKLLVEDVKLKAELREKLKAAGVSSVEIERPGNKLRLIIKTARPGIIIGRKGAEIDKLKADIQKRTSREVFIDILEVNKPELDAQLVSENIALQLEKRVSFRRAMRKSVDSALRFGCKGIKVRVSGRLNGNEIARSEWYLQGRLPLHTLRADIDYGFSEAHTTYGIIGVKTWVYRGDIYEQKKRRDVVTTTGAF; via the coding sequence ATGGGTCAGAAGGTCCATCCGTATGGGTTCCGCCTCGGCATCAACAAGCCGTGGAAGTCGCGCTGGTTTGTAGAGCGTGGCTACGACAAGCTCCTCGTTGAGGATGTAAAGCTGAAGGCTGAGCTCCGTGAGAAGCTGAAGGCCGCTGGTGTCTCGTCTGTCGAGATCGAGCGCCCAGGCAACAAGCTCCGCCTGATCATCAAGACCGCGCGTCCGGGCATCATCATCGGTCGCAAGGGTGCTGAGATCGACAAGCTCAAAGCAGACATTCAGAAGCGCACCAGCCGCGAAGTGTTCATCGATATCCTCGAAGTGAACAAGCCGGAACTGGACGCACAGCTGGTCAGCGAGAACATCGCTCTGCAGCTAGAGAAGCGTGTTTCGTTCCGTCGCGCCATGCGTAAGTCGGTCGATTCGGCTCTGCGCTTTGGCTGCAAGGGCATCAAGGTCCGCGTCTCGGGCCGCCTGAACGGCAACGAAATCGCACGTTCCGAGTGGTATCTGCAGGGTCGCCTGCCGCTGCACACGCTGCGCGCGGACATCGACTACGGCTTCTCAGAGGCTCACACGACGTACGGCATCATTGGCGTCAAGACCTGGGTCTACCGTGGCGACATCTACGAGCAGAAGAAGCGCCGCGACGTTGTGACCACCACAGGTGCGTTCTAA
- the rplP gene encoding 50S ribosomal protein L16, whose translation MLMPKKVKYRKQQKGKMRGKAWRGSELAFGDYGLKVVECGYITDRQIEASRIAMTRYIKRGGKVWLRIFPDKPITKKPAEVRMGSGKGALDHWVAVVRPGKLLFEMEGVPVEIAKEAMRLASSKLPLRTVFVERPGIKVATEGKAATA comes from the coding sequence ATGTTGATGCCAAAGAAGGTCAAGTACCGCAAACAGCAAAAGGGCAAAATGCGCGGTAAAGCATGGCGCGGTTCCGAACTTGCGTTCGGTGACTACGGCCTGAAGGTTGTGGAGTGCGGTTACATCACGGATCGCCAGATCGAAGCAAGCCGTATCGCGATGACGCGTTACATCAAGCGTGGCGGCAAGGTTTGGCTGCGGATCTTCCCGGACAAGCCCATCACCAAGAAGCCTGCGGAAGTTCGAATGGGATCCGGTAAGGGTGCACTTGATCACTGGGTTGCGGTGGTTCGCCCCGGCAAGCTGCTCTTTGAGATGGAAGGCGTTCCGGTTGAGATCGCCAAGGAAGCAATGCGCCTGGCGTCGAGCAAGCTGCCTCTGCGCACCGTGTTCGTTGAGCGCCCTGGCATTAAGGTTGCGACCGAAGGCAAGGCTGCAACGGCGTAG
- the rpmC gene encoding 50S ribosomal protein L29, translating into MELSKIKEFTDSELKTQEAQAGEQLFRVRFQKSLGDTAGVNKLRELKKDIARIKTVARQRALGQATAPTESAAPAKKTKAKKA; encoded by the coding sequence ATGGAACTGAGCAAGATCAAAGAGTTTACCGATAGCGAACTGAAGACGCAGGAAGCCCAGGCGGGCGAACAGCTCTTCCGCGTTCGCTTCCAGAAGAGCCTGGGCGATACGGCAGGCGTGAACAAGCTGCGCGAACTGAAGAAAGACATCGCGCGCATCAAGACCGTCGCGCGCCAGCGTGCGCTCGGCCAGGCAACGGCTCCGACGGAGTCGGCTGCACCCGCGAAGAAGACCAAGGCGAAGAAGGCATAA
- the rpsQ gene encoding 30S ribosomal protein S17 — MAETTATTTAPAEKIGHRTEKIGLVTSTKMDKTIVVSVEMRKAHPKYKRVVKTNKKFYAHDEQNSARVGDQVRIRETRPTSKLKRWNLEEIVRRSSLSLSEATAAAK, encoded by the coding sequence ATGGCTGAGACGACTGCTACGACTACTGCTCCGGCAGAGAAGATTGGCCACCGCACCGAGAAGATCGGCCTGGTGACCTCGACCAAGATGGATAAGACGATCGTTGTTTCGGTGGAAATGCGCAAGGCGCACCCGAAGTATAAGCGCGTCGTCAAGACCAACAAGAAGTTCTATGCGCACGACGAGCAGAACTCGGCCCGCGTTGGTGACCAGGTCCGCATCCGCGAGACCCGCCCCACCAGCAAGCTGAAGCGCTGGAACCTGGAAGAGATTGTGCGTCGTTCGTCGCTTTCGCTGAGCGAAGCGACTGCCGCCGCCAAATAG
- the rplN gene encoding 50S ribosomal protein L14 encodes MSVQMRSILDVADNSGARRLQVILPLGGGLGKKAGLGDVVTAAVKEASPDGTVKKGKVVKAVIVRLRKEARRKDGTYIRFDQNAAVVINDAGEPVGTRVFGPVARELRDKKYLKIVSLAPEVI; translated from the coding sequence ATGTCCGTACAAATGCGTTCCATCCTGGACGTTGCCGATAACTCGGGCGCGCGCCGTCTGCAGGTGATCCTGCCCCTCGGTGGCGGTCTTGGTAAGAAGGCTGGTCTGGGTGATGTGGTGACCGCTGCGGTGAAGGAAGCTTCGCCCGATGGCACCGTGAAGAAGGGCAAGGTTGTGAAGGCTGTGATCGTTCGCCTGCGCAAGGAAGCCCGCCGTAAGGATGGCACCTACATCCGCTTCGACCAGAACGCAGCCGTCGTGATCAACGATGCCGGCGAGCCCGTCGGAACCCGTGTCTTCGGACCCGTGGCTCGCGAACTCCGCGACAAGAAGTACCTGAAGATCGTCTCGCTGGCGCCTGAAGTTATATAA
- the rplX gene encoding 50S ribosomal protein L24, translating to MAHVLKNDTVFVIAGKHKGKTGRVLRIIAEKDRVLVQGVGMIKKHVKPNPQANIKGGIAEQEAPIHLSNVALMDGNGKPTRVGFRMEDGKKVRFAKSTGEVLAYPKVK from the coding sequence ATGGCACATGTTCTCAAGAACGACACGGTTTTCGTGATCGCTGGCAAGCACAAGGGTAAGACCGGACGCGTTCTGCGCATCATCGCAGAGAAGGATCGGGTCCTGGTGCAGGGTGTCGGCATGATCAAGAAGCACGTCAAGCCGAATCCCCAGGCAAACATCAAGGGCGGTATCGCGGAGCAGGAAGCTCCCATCCACCTTTCGAATGTGGCTTTGATGGATGGCAACGGTAAGCCGACCCGCGTTGGTTTCCGCATGGAAGATGGCAAGAAGGTTCGTTTCGCCAAGTCGACCGGCGAAGTTCTGGCTTATCCGAAGGTCAAGTAG
- the rplE gene encoding 50S ribosomal protein L5, with product MARLRDKYNNELKAAVQKELGMTNVMAVPRIEKIVINMGLGEATQNNKILDPLVSDLAAVTGQKPVMTKAKKSIAQFKVREGQSIGAMVTLRGESMFEFLDRLISVALPRVRDFKGVSSKSFDGRGNYTLGLRDQLIFPEIDYSKVEKLKGMNVTIVTTAKDDNSARVLLKHFGMPFRA from the coding sequence GTGGCACGTCTACGCGACAAGTACAACAATGAGTTGAAGGCGGCGGTCCAGAAGGAGCTTGGCATGACGAACGTCATGGCCGTCCCCCGGATCGAGAAGATCGTCATCAACATGGGCCTCGGTGAGGCGACGCAGAACAACAAGATCCTCGATCCTCTTGTGAGCGATCTGGCGGCCGTCACCGGTCAGAAGCCGGTCATGACCAAGGCGAAGAAGTCGATCGCACAGTTCAAGGTTCGTGAAGGCCAGAGCATCGGCGCCATGGTTACCCTGCGCGGCGAGTCGATGTTCGAGTTCCTGGATCGTCTGATCAGCGTGGCTCTGCCCCGCGTTCGCGACTTCAAGGGTGTGTCCAGCAAGAGCTTTGACGGCCGTGGCAACTACACGCTGGGCCTGCGCGATCAGCTCATCTTCCCGGAGATCGACTACTCCAAGGTTGAGAAGCTCAAGGGCATGAACGTGACCATCGTGACGACGGCGAAGGATGACAATTCCGCGCGCGTCCTCCTCAAGCACTTCGGCATGCCGTTCCGCGCATAG
- a CDS encoding type Z 30S ribosomal protein S14: MSTTAKAVKDAKKPKFKCRQHNRCQLCGRPRAFLRKFGICRLCFRGLALKGEIPGVVKSSW; encoded by the coding sequence ATGTCGACCACCGCTAAAGCCGTAAAAGACGCGAAGAAGCCCAAGTTCAAGTGCCGCCAGCATAACCGCTGCCAGCTCTGCGGACGTCCCCGCGCCTTCCTCCGCAAGTTCGGTATCTGCCGCCTTTGCTTCCGTGGCCTCGCTCTCAAGGGCGAGATCCCAGGCGTCGTAAAGTCCAGCTGGTAG
- the rpsH gene encoding 30S ribosomal protein S8: MNLTDPVADFLTRIRNAMRSRHQKMDVPASNLKIEIARILKEEGYISNYKAVEEEGHRILRVYLKYSAEGESAILDLKRISKPGSRVYIGRDEIRRVQGGLGISILTTPKGVMTGRTARKENVGGEVLAHVW, encoded by the coding sequence ATGAACCTGACCGATCCCGTAGCAGACTTCCTGACCCGTATCCGCAACGCCATGCGTTCGCGCCACCAGAAGATGGACGTGCCTGCTTCCAACCTGAAGATCGAGATCGCCCGCATCCTGAAGGAAGAGGGCTACATCTCGAACTACAAGGCAGTGGAAGAAGAAGGCCACCGCATTCTGCGTGTGTATCTGAAGTACAGCGCAGAGGGTGAATCTGCCATCCTGGACCTGAAGCGCATCTCCAAGCCTGGCTCGCGTGTGTACATCGGTCGTGACGAAATCCGTCGCGTGCAGGGTGGCCTCGGCATCTCGATTCTGACCACCCCCAAGGGCGTCATGACCGGCCGCACCGCTCGCAAGGAAAACGTTGGCGGCGAAGTTCTCGCACACGTCTGGTAG
- the rplF gene encoding 50S ribosomal protein L6: MSRIGLKPIPMASTVKYTVNGNIVEVTGPKGTTNALLPTGIRLEQKEGFLHAVRDNDSQKAVHGLARALVFNAVEGVTNGWKKDLDIVGIGYRAEMKGKDMVVFTLGYSHPIEFPLPTGITVTIDPKQTHVTVEGIDRQKVGQVAADMRSLRKPDPYKNKGVRYSDEKLKKKVGKTGSK; the protein is encoded by the coding sequence ATGTCACGTATTGGTTTGAAGCCGATTCCGATGGCCTCCACCGTGAAGTACACGGTGAACGGCAACATCGTGGAAGTTACCGGCCCCAAGGGCACCACGAACGCACTTCTGCCCACAGGCATCCGCCTGGAGCAGAAGGAAGGCTTCCTTCACGCGGTTCGCGATAACGATTCGCAGAAGGCTGTTCACGGCTTGGCTCGCGCCCTGGTGTTTAACGCAGTTGAGGGCGTGACCAACGGCTGGAAGAAGGATCTCGACATCGTCGGCATTGGTTACCGTGCCGAGATGAAGGGTAAGGATATGGTCGTGTTCACCCTCGGCTACTCCCACCCGATCGAATTCCCGCTGCCTACCGGCATTACGGTCACCATTGACCCGAAGCAGACACACGTCACGGTCGAAGGCATCGACCGCCAGAAGGTCGGCCAGGTTGCCGCTGACATGCGTTCGCTGCGTAAGCCCGATCCATACAAGAACAAGGGCGTTCGCTACTCGGACGAGAAGCTGAAGAAGAAGGTCGGTAAGACCGGCTCCAAGTAA